The following proteins are encoded in a genomic region of Bernardetia sp. MNP-M8:
- the rpsH gene encoding 30S ribosomal protein S8 codes for MTTDPIADYLTRLRNAIKANHRIVEVPASKLKKEMTKILYDKGYIQGYKFVDAPVGASIKIALKYHPATRTPAITHLERVSKPGLRQYRKASELPRVLNGLGIAVISTSHGVMTDKEARTNSVGGEVLCYVY; via the coding sequence ATGACAACGGATCCTATTGCAGACTATCTGACTAGACTCAGAAACGCAATCAAAGCTAATCATAGAATTGTGGAAGTTCCAGCTTCAAAATTGAAGAAGGAAATGACTAAAATTTTATATGATAAAGGCTATATACAAGGCTATAAATTTGTTGATGCTCCTGTAGGTGCATCTATCAAAATAGCATTAAAGTATCATCCTGCTACTCGTACTCCTGCGATTACACACTTAGAGCGTGTAAGCAAGCCAGGTCTGCGTCAGTATCGCAAAGCAAGTGAATTACCACGTGTACTCAATGGATTGGGTATTGCTGTAATTTCTACTTCACACGGCGTTATGACTGACAAAGAAGCTCGTACAAACAGTGTAGGAGGAGAAGTGCTTTGCTACGTATATTAA
- the rpsN gene encoding 30S ribosomal protein S14 gives MAKSSMIARERKRQKLVDKYAAKRVELKKLAKDGDVEAQIALDKLPKDSSPVRLHNRCRLTGRPRGYMRRFGICRVVFREMANDGKIPGVTKSSW, from the coding sequence ATGGCTAAATCATCGATGATTGCACGTGAGCGTAAACGCCAAAAATTGGTAGATAAATACGCTGCAAAACGTGTAGAACTCAAAAAACTTGCAAAGGACGGAGATGTTGAGGCGCAAATCGCTCTTGACAAACTTCCAAAAGATTCTTCTCCTGTTCGCTTGCATAATCGTTGCCGTTTGACGGGTCGCCCTCGTGGCTACATGCGCCGTTTTGGTATCTGTCGTGTCGTTTTTAGAGAAATGGCAAACGACGGAAAAATACCAGGCGTAACCAAATCAAGCTGGTAA
- the rplE gene encoding 50S ribosomal protein L5, translating into MATPRLKDKYFNEVVPALKDKFEFKSVMRVARLQKICINSGVGKAVSDKKLIDTAVEEISTIAGQRAVPTYSKKAISNFKLREDMPIGVRVTLRGDQMYEFLDRLVTVSMPRVRDFKGISDKGFDGRGNYTLGVKEQIIFPEISIDKVKQITGMDITFVTSAQTDEEGLALLKELGMPFRT; encoded by the coding sequence ATGGCAACACCTCGTTTAAAAGATAAATACTTCAATGAAGTAGTTCCTGCTCTTAAAGACAAATTCGAATTCAAATCAGTCATGCGAGTGGCTCGTTTGCAAAAAATTTGTATTAATAGTGGAGTTGGAAAAGCTGTTTCAGACAAGAAACTCATCGATACTGCTGTAGAAGAAATTTCTACTATCGCTGGACAACGTGCCGTACCTACCTATTCTAAAAAGGCTATCTCGAACTTTAAACTTCGTGAAGATATGCCAATTGGTGTACGTGTAACGCTTAGAGGCGATCAGATGTATGAATTCTTAGACCGTTTAGTAACAGTTTCAATGCCTCGTGTACGTGACTTCAAAGGTATTAGCGATAAAGGCTTTGATGGTCGTGGAAACTATACATTGGGCGTGAAAGAACAAATTATATTCCCTGAGATTTCAATTGACAAAGTCAAGCAAATTACAGGAATGGATATTACCTTTGTTACTTCTGCTCAAACGGATGAAGAAGGGTTAGCTCTTTTGAAAGAATTGGGTATGCCGTTTCGCACTTAA
- the rplX gene encoding 50S ribosomal protein L24: MKKKNTQKSVKLHVKRGDNVIVIAGNHKGEQGTITEVKVSEQRVILEGINMVKKHIKPSANNPEGGIIEMEAPIHISNVAHVDASGKATRIGRKKDENGKLVRYSKKSGEIIK, encoded by the coding sequence ATGAAAAAGAAAAACACTCAAAAATCTGTCAAACTTCATGTAAAGAGGGGAGACAACGTAATCGTAATTGCGGGCAACCACAAAGGCGAACAAGGAACAATTACTGAGGTAAAAGTTAGTGAGCAACGTGTTATCTTAGAAGGAATTAATATGGTTAAGAAGCATATTAAACCGTCTGCTAACAATCCAGAAGGTGGTATCATCGAAATGGAAGCTCCTATTCACATCAGCAACGTAGCGCATGTAGATGCCTCTGGCAAAGCTACTCGTATCGGTCGCAAAAAAGATGAGAACGGTAAGCTTGTTCGTTATTCTAAAAAAAGTGGTGAAATTATTAAATAG
- the rplN gene encoding 50S ribosomal protein L14 produces the protein MIQQESRLAVADNSGAKEVLCIRVLGGTKKRYASVGDTIVVSVKSAIPSGNIKKGAVSKAVVVRTKKEIRRKDGSYIRFEENAAVLLNAQNEPRGTRIFGPVARELRDKRFMKIVSLAPEVL, from the coding sequence ATGATTCAACAAGAAAGTCGTTTAGCAGTTGCTGACAACTCTGGAGCAAAAGAAGTTTTATGTATTCGTGTATTAGGCGGTACAAAGAAACGTTATGCTTCTGTAGGAGATACAATTGTCGTTTCTGTTAAATCTGCAATCCCTTCTGGAAATATTAAGAAAGGTGCAGTTTCGAAAGCAGTCGTAGTGCGTACCAAAAAAGAGATACGCCGCAAAGATGGTTCATATATTCGCTTTGAAGAAAATGCAGCAGTATTACTAAATGCTCAAAATGAGCCTCGTGGTACTCGTATTTTTGGTCCAGTGGCACGTGAACTAAGAGATAAAAGATTCATGAAAATTGTTTCTTTAGCTCCCGAAGTACTTTAA
- the rpsQ gene encoding 30S ribosomal protein S17, which produces MEQQPTVQNTERASRKERIGIVKSNKMTSTITVSVERKVKHPLYGKFVKKTSTFMAHDEGNTANIGDRVRIMETRPLSKLKRWRLVEILERAK; this is translated from the coding sequence ATGGAACAACAACCAACAGTACAAAACACTGAGCGTGCAAGCCGTAAAGAACGTATTGGAATTGTCAAAAGTAATAAAATGACATCTACAATCACTGTTTCGGTAGAACGTAAAGTGAAGCACCCATTATACGGAAAGTTTGTGAAGAAAACTTCTACATTCATGGCACACGACGAAGGCAATACTGCTAATATCGGAGACCGTGTTCGTATTATGGAAACAAGACCATTGAGCAAACTTAAACGTTGGCGTTTGGTCGAAATCTTAGAACGTGCTAAGTAA
- the rpmC gene encoding 50S ribosomal protein L29: MTIKETKEEIRGLDDAALATKIAEQQTALQRLKFSHAISQIENPSSIRDAKRMVARLKTEQTARKIAKSK, from the coding sequence ATGACAATTAAAGAAACAAAAGAAGAAATCAGAGGACTAGATGACGCAGCCTTAGCTACTAAAATAGCTGAACAACAAACTGCTCTTCAACGCTTGAAATTTAGCCACGCTATTTCTCAAATTGAGAACCCTTCAAGTATAAGAGATGCAAAACGTATGGTAGCTCGTCTAAAAACTGAACAAACAGCAAGAAAAATTGCTAAATCTAAGTAA
- the rplP gene encoding 50S ribosomal protein L16 gives MLQPKRTKFRKRHKEVRRTRGIAQRGFLVDFGDFGIKALEPAWITSRQIEAARIAVTRAMKRQGQVWIRIFPDKPITKKPAEVRMGKGKGAPEYWVAPVVPGTVLFEISGVDKETASEALRLAAQKLPIKTRFVTRIDYEA, from the coding sequence ATGTTACAGCCTAAGCGCACCAAGTTTCGTAAACGTCATAAAGAAGTACGTCGTACTAGAGGTATTGCTCAACGTGGTTTTTTGGTGGATTTTGGTGATTTCGGTATCAAAGCCTTGGAGCCAGCGTGGATTACTTCACGTCAAATTGAAGCAGCTCGTATTGCCGTTACTCGTGCAATGAAGCGTCAAGGTCAGGTCTGGATTCGCATTTTCCCTGACAAACCAATTACCAAAAAACCTGCAGAGGTTCGTATGGGTAAGGGTAAAGGTGCTCCTGAATATTGGGTAGCTCCTGTCGTACCAGGTACAGTGCTTTTTGAAATTTCGGGTGTAGATAAAGAAACAGCTAGTGAAGCATTGCGCCTTGCAGCTCAAAAATTACCAATCAAAACTAGATTTGTAACTCGTATTGATTACGAAGCATAA
- a CDS encoding MBOAT family O-acyltransferase: protein MLFNSIDFAIFLPVVFIFYWFITYKSLNLQNFLIVVASYLFYGWWDWRFLLLIIFSTVVDYVIGQGLKTQENQYKRKVLLSISVLVNFGLLVFFKYYNFFLDNFITAFSFLGTEIKITSLNIILPVGISFYTFQTLSYTIDVYKRKLEPTSDFIAFSAFVSFFPQLVAGPIERATHLLPQFYKKRNFDYLKAVDGMRQILWGLFKKVVIADNCAEYANLIFNNSTEYSGSTLVLGALFFTFQIYGDFSGYSDIAIGTSRLFGFDLMQNFNFPYFSRDIAEFWRRWHISLSTWFRDYLYIPLGGSRGSNWAKIRNVFIIFIVSGFWHGANWTFIIWGILNAVYFLPLLLTNINRNNLEIVAKGKLLPSLKELFFMLSTFALTVFAWIFFRAENIGHAFSFIQDMLIGLMTKSGYVQTINLVHWQIGYEVLFLVLIFILMEWAGREGQYAISDIGMKWKRPFRYALYYLIIAAIYWFGGNEQQFIYFQF, encoded by the coding sequence ATGTTATTTAATTCAATTGATTTTGCAATTTTTTTGCCAGTAGTATTTATATTTTATTGGTTTATAACATATAAAAGTCTAAACCTCCAAAACTTTCTAATAGTAGTTGCGAGTTATTTATTTTATGGTTGGTGGGATTGGAGATTTTTATTGTTGATTATCTTTAGTACTGTTGTTGATTATGTTATTGGGCAAGGATTAAAAACTCAAGAAAATCAATATAAAAGAAAAGTATTATTAAGTATAAGTGTTTTAGTTAATTTTGGATTGCTAGTTTTTTTTAAATATTATAATTTTTTTCTTGATAACTTTATTACTGCATTTTCATTTTTAGGTACAGAAATAAAGATTACCTCATTAAATATCATTTTACCTGTTGGAATTAGTTTTTATACTTTTCAAACTTTGAGTTACACAATTGACGTTTACAAGCGAAAACTTGAGCCAACAAGCGACTTTATTGCATTTTCAGCATTTGTTAGCTTTTTTCCTCAATTAGTTGCAGGGCCAATTGAGAGGGCAACCCATTTACTTCCCCAGTTCTATAAAAAGCGCAATTTTGATTATTTGAAAGCAGTTGATGGTATGCGCCAAATTCTATGGGGTTTATTCAAAAAAGTTGTAATTGCTGATAATTGTGCAGAATATGCAAATCTCATTTTTAATAATTCAACTGAATATTCGGGAAGCACATTGGTACTTGGTGCTCTATTCTTTACTTTTCAAATTTATGGTGACTTTTCAGGATATTCTGATATTGCAATTGGAACGTCTAGGCTTTTTGGTTTTGATTTAATGCAAAATTTTAATTTTCCTTATTTTTCAAGAGACATTGCTGAGTTTTGGAGAAGGTGGCATATTTCCCTTTCTACTTGGTTTAGAGATTATCTTTATATTCCTTTGGGTGGCAGTCGTGGCAGTAACTGGGCAAAGATTAGAAATGTATTTATTATTTTTATTGTAAGTGGGTTTTGGCATGGTGCAAATTGGACGTTTATTATTTGGGGAATACTAAATGCTGTTTATTTTCTACCTCTTTTGCTGACCAATATTAATCGAAATAATTTAGAGATAGTAGCAAAAGGAAAACTTTTACCAAGTCTAAAAGAATTATTTTTCATGCTCTCCACATTTGCTCTTACCGTTTTTGCTTGGATATTCTTCAGAGCTGAAAATATTGGACATGCCTTTTCATTTATTCAAGACATGCTAATTGGTCTTATGACAAAAAGTGGATATGTTCAAACAATAAACTTAGTTCATTGGCAAATTGGATATGAAGTTTTGTTTTTAGTGTTAATTTTTATTCTAATGGAGTGGGCAGGAAGAGAGGGGCAATACGCAATTTCAGATATAGGTATGAAGTGGAAGCGTCCATTCAGATATGCCCTATATTACTTAATTATAGCTGCAATTTATTGGTTTGGTGGCAATGAGCAACAATTTATTTATTTCCAATTTTAA
- a CDS encoding glutaminase translates to MNFKEIIEEIYYKIKNLEDKGNVASYIPELATIDSENFGIYISTLDQNNFGIGNWEDKFSIQSIAKVLSLVLAYRMVGEKIWTRLGVEPSGNPFNSLTQLEVDNGIPRNPFINAGAIVIYDILISHLENPKEDFLGFVRSISNNTELNPCCRS, encoded by the coding sequence GTGAATTTTAAAGAAATAATTGAAGAGATATACTACAAAATTAAAAATTTAGAAGATAAAGGAAATGTAGCTTCTTATATTCCTGAACTAGCAACTATTGATTCAGAAAACTTTGGAATATATATTTCTACGCTTGACCAAAACAACTTCGGTATTGGAAACTGGGAAGATAAGTTTTCTATTCAAAGTATTGCTAAAGTATTATCATTAGTTTTAGCGTATCGAATGGTAGGTGAAAAAATCTGGACTCGGCTTGGTGTTGAGCCTTCTGGAAATCCATTCAATTCTCTTACTCAACTAGAAGTAGATAATGGAATACCTAGAAACCCGTTTATAAATGCTGGTGCAATCGTAATTTATGATATTTTGATTAGCCATTTAGAAAACCCAAAAGAAGATTTTTTGGGTTTTGTAAGAAGTATTTCTAATAATACAGAATTAAACCCCTGCTGTCGCTCATAA
- a CDS encoding GEVED domain-containing protein, which produces MQLRKKLGLATLLVGLSFTAYGQNQQEKVKILSETNVTKLKEIAATKTKLYEQRKAQAIIFAKKKGLKVFQTLKDGRVAELQFIDRFGKPVYYVTSSNLNAAKTTRADKVWSGGSLGLNLNGQGMIVGEWDGGPIRATHQEFGGRVTQKDGVPFTSANGNNDHATHVAGTMMAAGVNTNAKGMGHQATLWANEWNNDEAEATSQAAQGLILSNHSYGYGAQFLSTYQFGYYDEQAATWDEITYNAPYYLPVKAAGNDRGSYNTSKGGYDLVTGFATSKNALVVAAVSAVTNYTGANSVNMSSFSSWGPTDDGRIKPDISGCGVSVYSTSSSGNTSYNTKSGTSMASPNVTGTLLLIQQHYKNLNSGNFMRSATLRGLAIHTADEAGSADGPDYRFGWGLLNAEKAVNLITSKGTSSVIDEKTLANNGTYTLQVTATSSAPLEVTVCWTDPKGTPVSGNQVDNGAVMLVNDLDVRVTGGGSTSFPWVLNPASPNSAATKGDNFRDNVEKVYIANPVAGQTYTITVSHKGSLQSGAQAYSLIVSGVDLGGTNPTTCAVPSGLNSSNIANTTATLSWNTVSGAANYDVRFRQAGTTTWTNLNGNTSTSRNLTGLTADTNYEFQVRTNCSASSSAYSSSATFTTTGGVVVPTYCVSKGNNSSYEWIAGVQIGSFSNTSGNDGGYADRTSTTVTLEQGSANALTLTPGFSGSTYNEYWKIWVDFNKDGDFDDAGELVFDAGSLSNSAVSGTLNIASNAATGTTRMRVSMKYNGAQTACETFTYGEVEDYTVNIPKGSTPSCGLPTGLATSAVTSSSFTASWSAVSGAASYDVRVRTGGGSWSSFNSTSTSLNVTGAAASTAYEIQVRANCSAVSSEYSSSVFVTTSAPPALNYCVSKGNSVSDEWIQRVRLGSIDNNSGANGGYADFTNLSTTLAKGSSYTITINPAWASRTYSEAYDVWVDYNQDGDFDDAGEAVYTLSRTTSTQVSGSFTVPSSALGGATRMRVSMKYNANSTPCETFSYGEVEDYTVVINSANKATFNKAQASSVTTQTDVVSTSADFAFVAYPNPASSLLNVKLGYFGVNSELVVYSITGSEMIRTSLGKQNTTLDISKLARGMYILSVNNGREVETIKFIKE; this is translated from the coding sequence ATGCAACTCAGAAAAAAATTAGGTTTAGCAACCTTGCTGGTAGGGCTTAGCTTTACAGCTTACGGACAAAATCAACAGGAAAAAGTCAAAATTCTTTCAGAAACAAATGTTACCAAATTAAAAGAAATTGCTGCAACCAAAACTAAACTTTATGAGCAGCGTAAAGCGCAAGCAATTATTTTTGCTAAAAAGAAAGGATTAAAAGTATTTCAAACATTGAAAGACGGAAGAGTAGCCGAATTGCAATTTATAGATAGATTTGGAAAACCAGTATATTATGTAACCTCTAGCAATCTAAATGCTGCCAAAACTACTCGTGCTGATAAAGTTTGGTCAGGAGGAAGTTTAGGGTTAAATTTGAACGGACAGGGAATGATTGTGGGAGAATGGGATGGTGGTCCTATACGTGCTACTCACCAAGAATTTGGAGGAAGAGTTACTCAAAAAGATGGTGTACCTTTTACCTCTGCCAATGGTAACAATGACCATGCTACACATGTAGCAGGTACAATGATGGCAGCTGGTGTAAATACAAATGCAAAAGGTATGGGACATCAGGCTACCCTTTGGGCAAACGAATGGAATAATGATGAGGCAGAAGCAACAAGCCAAGCAGCACAAGGATTAATTCTTTCAAATCACTCTTACGGATATGGAGCACAATTTCTTTCTACCTATCAATTTGGGTATTATGATGAACAAGCTGCTACATGGGATGAAATTACTTACAACGCACCTTATTATCTCCCTGTAAAAGCAGCAGGTAATGATAGAGGAAGTTATAATACAAGTAAAGGTGGATATGATTTAGTAACTGGATTTGCTACTTCAAAAAATGCACTTGTGGTGGCAGCCGTTTCTGCTGTAACTAATTATACAGGAGCGAATAGTGTAAATATGTCAAGTTTTAGCTCTTGGGGGCCAACAGATGATGGACGTATCAAACCAGATATTTCAGGTTGTGGTGTAAGCGTGTATTCTACGTCAAGTTCTGGAAATACATCATACAATACAAAATCAGGTACATCAATGGCAAGTCCTAATGTAACAGGAACACTATTGCTTATCCAACAACATTACAAAAACTTAAATAGTGGCAACTTTATGCGTTCTGCTACTTTGAGAGGTTTGGCTATTCATACAGCTGACGAAGCAGGTAGTGCAGATGGACCAGATTATCGTTTTGGTTGGGGATTATTAAATGCTGAAAAAGCTGTAAACCTTATTACAAGTAAAGGAACAAGTTCGGTAATCGATGAAAAAACATTAGCAAATAACGGAACATATACATTACAAGTAACTGCAACAAGTTCTGCTCCTTTAGAAGTTACTGTTTGTTGGACAGACCCTAAAGGTACACCAGTTTCGGGTAATCAAGTAGATAATGGAGCTGTTATGCTTGTAAACGACCTAGATGTGCGTGTAACAGGAGGGGGAAGTACAAGTTTTCCTTGGGTATTGAATCCAGCATCACCAAATAGTGCAGCTACAAAAGGCGATAACTTTAGAGATAATGTAGAAAAAGTATATATTGCTAATCCAGTAGCTGGACAAACTTATACAATTACAGTTTCGCATAAAGGTTCTTTACAATCAGGCGCACAAGCTTATTCATTAATTGTATCTGGAGTTGATTTAGGTGGAACAAACCCTACAACTTGTGCCGTTCCTAGTGGACTAAATTCATCAAATATTGCTAATACAACAGCTACACTTAGCTGGAATACAGTAAGTGGAGCAGCAAACTATGATGTTCGTTTTCGTCAGGCAGGAACAACTACTTGGACAAACTTAAACGGTAATACTTCTACTTCAAGAAATTTAACAGGACTTACAGCAGATACAAACTACGAATTCCAAGTTCGTACAAATTGTTCTGCTTCTTCAAGTGCATATTCTTCAAGTGCTACCTTTACTACAACTGGTGGTGTAGTAGTTCCAACATACTGTGTTTCAAAAGGAAATAATAGTTCTTACGAATGGATTGCAGGAGTACAAATTGGTTCTTTCAGCAACACGAGTGGAAATGATGGTGGTTATGCAGACAGAACTTCTACAACTGTAACCTTAGAACAAGGAAGTGCAAATGCTTTAACACTTACTCCTGGTTTTTCTGGAAGCACTTATAATGAATACTGGAAAATTTGGGTTGATTTCAATAAAGATGGGGATTTTGACGATGCTGGCGAACTAGTTTTTGATGCAGGTTCATTAAGTAATTCTGCTGTATCTGGTACATTGAATATTGCTTCAAATGCAGCTACTGGTACAACACGTATGAGAGTATCTATGAAATACAATGGTGCACAAACTGCGTGTGAAACTTTCACGTATGGCGAAGTTGAAGATTATACTGTAAATATTCCTAAAGGCTCAACACCTTCTTGTGGTCTTCCTACTGGTTTAGCTACTTCAGCAGTTACATCTAGCTCGTTTACAGCATCTTGGTCAGCAGTTAGTGGTGCAGCTTCTTATGATGTACGTGTACGCACTGGTGGAGGAAGCTGGTCTTCTTTTAATAGTACTTCTACTTCTCTTAATGTAACAGGAGCAGCAGCTTCTACAGCTTATGAAATTCAGGTACGTGCAAACTGTTCAGCTGTTAGTAGTGAATACTCTTCAAGTGTTTTTGTTACAACTTCTGCACCTCCAGCATTAAATTACTGTGTATCTAAAGGAAATAGTGTTTCTGATGAGTGGATTCAGCGTGTACGCTTAGGTTCTATTGATAACAACTCTGGTGCAAACGGTGGATATGCAGATTTTACAAACCTTTCTACTACACTAGCAAAAGGAAGTAGCTATACAATTACAATTAATCCTGCTTGGGCTAGTAGAACATATAGTGAAGCCTACGATGTATGGGTTGATTATAACCAAGATGGAGATTTTGACGATGCAGGAGAAGCTGTTTATACGCTTAGCCGTACAACAAGTACACAAGTAAGTGGTTCGTTTACAGTCCCTTCGTCTGCATTAGGTGGCGCAACTCGTATGCGTGTATCAATGAAATATAATGCAAATTCTACTCCTTGTGAAACATTCTCTTATGGTGAAGTAGAAGATTATACAGTAGTAATTAACTCTGCTAATAAAGCAACCTTTAACAAAGCACAAGCTAGTTCGGTAACTACTCAGACTGATGTAGTTTCTACAAGTGCAGATTTTGCTTTTGTTGCTTATCCAAATCCTGCAAGTTCTTTATTAAATGTTAAGTTAGGTTACTTTGGAGTTAATTCTGAATTGGTAGTATATAGCATAACTGGTTCAGAAATGATACGTACTTCGCTTGGTAAGCAAAATACCACTCTTGATATTTCTAAACTTGCAAGAGGAATGTATATTCTGAGTGTAAATAATGGACGTGAAGTAGAAACAATCAAATTTATAAAAGAGTAA